The DNA window taagatatttcaattagaaactagaccaaaaatactcggTAAGAATTTTTGTTATAGCAATGTATTACATATGAATATAGtagtggttgttttttttacccatgAATCTTTGCAAAACCAGTTACGAGTGTGGTTCCATATCGACCTTTGAACTCCTGGAAGCGGCTCCCGTCTGTCAGTCGACTCACAATCTGAGCGGGAAACAAAAACGCAACTTGGTCAGATCAGGACCGCTCTGAAGAAGCTCAGGCTgcattaaaaaactatttaatgttttagtgtattaatggtttattagattaaaattagttccaatcgATTATCGATTCACTACTAACGGCCCTTTGCGCTTGCTTTAAGTGTTGTAGTTTGCCCGCCATCCaacagagggcgccgctggtcataCTTAGACGAAGCCGTTGACACAAGATGGCGGCGCTTCACCAGATCGGTACAGAGAAACGGTCCAAACGGAATCCGATGTGGGATGCAAAATGGactttatgcggttctgttttaaaatataaacactcgacaAATTCCCGAAGTTTCACCTTAATGAAATTTAGTAAGAAACGTGGATTTTTGAGAGCTGTCGTGAATTTAAAGAACTTCATGGAGCGAAGTTTTAGCAATCCGTCAAGAAGAGCAAACTATTTCTGTATGAACATCTGTGTTCATGGCAGAGCAGTAAGTGTTAAACATATTGTATTctcttcatcttttatttttctgttcagcaACTTAATCcctgttttattgcattttatcaGATACACGCCTACAGTTCTTgttagttttatattgaaagaaactgatttatggttttaaaatacCTATATTTCCACATAGATCTAGATTTTTGTCCATCTAAtgatgtactttttaaatataattatttttttgatcAGATAGTTACTCAAGTAGCCTTTTCATCAAATACGCTTTTACTCTTACTTGGGTAATTAATTGGACAACTACATTTTACTTTActagagtaaaaatatattgagtGGTACTCTTACTTTTTGGGTATTTTATTAAcctctttattttataaaagtgcAAGTTTAGGGtaagtttaaaaatgtgagaaatccaaatgtttgtgtttattcagtcaatatttaatacaacagatttttttttaaaattcagcatATTACTAAAAACACAGTCCTTTATGTTAGGGAACGAGTCAATCCTCTTTATACAAGACAAAACTCagctttttaagaaaatggcagCTTATCAGTTAATCAATAAGATCAATCAGTAATCTAGAAGTAGTCGTTACCATCTTCACATCCAGAGTGTGGCTGTAGCTCCGAGGAGCGAACCCCAGAAGCTCCTCTGAACTGTGCAGCGGCTCCTCTGCTGCTTTCCTCTTCGCCgtgtcctcctcctcttcctcaggcaGGTGGAAGTTCAGGGTGGAGATGATGTTTCTCGTGTGATCAAATGCCTCCTTCTCTTCCCACGCAAAGTGGTCCACACACCCACTCACCCTAAAACAAAGCAGCAATCAGAGATAGTCTCAATCAGTtctgtagctgcgtttccattacaaatgtctttgtcaatattctacaaaaaaaaacacaacacagttttgcaattgtggtgtttccattacataagaaattaaattaaaatttaatttaaattaagcTTCTTCACGTAATAAGTCGTTGAAAATCATGGCTGTGAGGAATGTAAATAGatgaaatatattcataattcagccgtCAGATGAGACGTCTGCGGTTTATTCAGCCGTTGGCGCGGAtacatttgcaacattttggtgattttacagaagaactgccacaactttttatgaactgtgtgatgctgaaAGCTGCACATTATCCAAATAAATCAAcaatcatcctcctaccacttcctgtcatcttcttctgcGTTTCCGGCAGTAGTAACATACGGCTGTTGATCatatgtgatgcaaaaaaagtagctgtgtttccattaatttgcttaatagaaatTTGCCAATTTAGAGGAAAATTcaagttttttgataaaacgtTTTTGTGCTAAGATGAGTCATATGGAAATggatgtatttcacaaaactgcgaTGGAAACTCTTTGTTTGCCTTGAGATCTACAatcggatgttactactggtagAAATgctgaagaagacgacaggaagtcgTCTTCTTTGTTCTTACTCGGCGTGTAGTCGGGCCCCTCCCAGCTCCTCCGGGGTCACCTCCTCTCCTGTAGCGGCTTTGACGAGCGGCGGGCCTCCCAGGAAGATGGTTCCTATCCGGTGCACCATCACCGCCTCCTCTGCCATGGTGGGGATGTAAGCTCCACCCGCAGTGCAAGACCCACACACCAGCGCCACCTTCCAGACCCATAACGGCGTTTAAATCGACCAAAAAGATGCACAAAAAGCcctaaaatactttataatgtgaagcactttgagctgcaggacatttaaaaatgtcctgcagctcaaagtgcttcacattataaagacacaaaaatatcaTATAGTCACCAGTTATAAAACCagtaacattacattttgccaatATAATGAACCTGGtcagtttcttcatttattttacattggctgttatactgactgaacaaattaaagttgttttgtttttacatgtttgaccaagctaatgaagctattggtgtatttaagttcagagttatcaaattaatttgtaattcagtacatttatgactgttttaaaaatagaaaaattgtaaattagTTCTGAATTTTaccaacacaaaaatgttttatccaaCTAATTTGAATTCCCCTTCAGCATTGAAATAAaggaattctttttttttttaccaaaaaattcaaaaagtcTGTTTACACTCataaacattgaaataaataattagatattttttctttttaccttgcATAGTAACACTAAGTAATTAAACGGTGGCTTATATATTCCACCACCTCCTGATGTCCTTTTGGATGGACGTTCAACACTGAAAGAAATACTACAAtctaaaatcaaaataacttcaaatattgtcacttaaaatacttaaaactaTACTCAAGGCAGCTTTAAGGCCACcatgaatttaaattaatatttttgatggaaaataaacattaactcttcttgtttagttttaaaaatgcttgtCTGATGCCTGAAACTCACTGATGTTGAGATTAAGAACCTAAATGTCACTGGTCAATAAGAAACTATTTCGTAAAAATAATCCCTCAAATGATAAAATCCCTACtttctcatttgtttaaaccCAGAAATGCATCCAGCTGAATTCAGCTATTTTTCTGTATCGGCTGATAcgaaacctcagatatcggtgtCAGAGTTAAAGGTGGATCGgttcattcatattttttttttacctgtggGATCTTCATGGCAGACATGATGGCTTCGTTATAGAAAGTCCTTCCTCCCTGGTTCTTATCAGGAAAAATCTCTGACTGGATATTTATTAGACACAGAAAGGTGTTAGGAGAAACATGGCGGTTGGTGTGATCCACCTGAATGTGATCAAATGAACCTGTAAAGGTAGgaaagctcctccagagtccacCAGGTAGACACAAGGCAGCCGGTTCTGAATGGCCACCTCCTGAGCTCTCAGCTGCTTCTTCACCGTGATTGGATACGCTGTGCCGCCTTTCACTGTGGCGTCGTTGGCAATGAACACACACCACAGACCGTTGATCCTGCCaacgcctgcacacacacacacacacacacacacacacacacacacggtcaTTCAGCTGGAAGTGGTTGAGAGAAacaatagctgtgtttccattacaaatgtacacaaaacGTGGTCAATATTCCtgcattaaataagaaacacaatgaaaatcacatgataaatcttttttaaaaaatcaaaaaaaaaacatggcaccTATCATCCtctaactacttcctgttgtcgtcttcttcatggtttgtgcCAGTAGAGCTTCTTTCACTTTAGTATAATTTTTGGGTGTTTGTTTCAAAGAATGCTAGACTGTATTGTTTTCAAGACTACGTTTGCTGTAAAGTCTATTGAACAcacaaattttataaaacaaaaaaataccacTAAAAAAATTACCTCATCCTAGGGTCAAAACTTTTGATCAGGAAAGGAAGTTTTATTCGAAATCGCAGTTTCCATTAAGCAGATTTATCTTCGTAttgtaaaacacaataaatgtcGTCAGGTTTTATTTAACCGCAGCCACTGCTTTGCAGTTCACCAACACGCTGACTCTTCTTCATTGTCTCGTCTTTCGTCTAGCACCACCTCTGGTCAGGATTGGTAATGTTTCTACATTCCTAACTGCATTATGTGTCGTAAGCGAcgtcaaaatgtaaaattttattgtgaatggaaacgcagctccAGTCAGACTGGGCTGGATATTCAGGTTAAAGTACCAAAGACACAGCTAGGGATTTCTGACCAGTCAGGCAGCCGGCTGAAGGGATGTCGCCGTACGGCAGACCCATCCCAGCAAACGGGGAAAGCTCCAGGAAGTCGTCATCGTCCAACAGGAAGCGGAGGCGGTCCCTGaccagcagcttcctgtttctctgtgtgtgtctgattaCAGCGTTTTCCCCTCCACCTCGCCTCACCTTCTCCTGTAACTCCGTGTACCtaacagaggaaaacagagatttAAACAAACTTCAGTCCTGCAAAATCAAGGTTATTATAGTTaactaaataacaaaataatgaaaactgacattcagaaaacatttttgtaaataaaaacgaTAATTAATGGGAAAAACTGTGACTATGTGAAATTGATATTTTTGCCCCACACAAACGGTTTCCATCAGCTGTCGGCAAATTACGGCGCTTactctagaaaatgttttatcaccacagtcagttggttgttcaacaataattgaataaaaaattgtttttgttgaatattCATTACTCAATCAATTTAATTCTGTacctaaaaatgaaccaaagtaagaaaaactaaaactactactataataaaaactaaacaatatttgacaaacactctaattaaaactaactgaattagacaaaccAAAAGGTCACAACGAAATAAAACTGAACcataatgaaaaacccaaaactattataacctgttagaaagtctggtttgtttggggaggagTGAATGGGCATTGACTCTGATTTggatcagaaaacaaaactggtcCATCTATAAACATA is part of the Xiphophorus hellerii strain 12219 chromosome 9, Xiphophorus_hellerii-4.1, whole genome shotgun sequence genome and encodes:
- the LOC116725160 gene encoding methylcrotonoyl-CoA carboxylase beta chain, mitochondrial-like — its product is MQRCILRFAEQRRQFSVRSAAAKRKALRSSFPVLELPLLPIQRHVYEANLRNSRACQNKYTELQEKVRRGGGENAVIRHTQRNRKLLVRDRLRFLLDDDDFLELSPFAGMGLPYGDIPSAGCLTGVGRINGLWCVFIANDATVKGGTAYPITVKKQLRAQEVAIQNRLPCVYLVDSGGAFLPLQSEIFPDKNQGGRTFYNEAIMSAMKIPQVALVCGSCTAGGAYIPTMAEEAVMVHRIGTIFLGGPPLVKAATGEEVTPEELGGARLHAEVSGCVDHFAWEEKEAFDHTRNIISTLNFHLPEEEEEDTAKRKAAEEPLHSSEELLGFAPRSYSHTLDVKMIVSRLTDGSRFQEFKGRYGTTLVTGFAKIHGHLVGIVANNGALTYEAALKGSHFVQLCDQRDAPLLFLQNTAPAAALTLSAAQAETNSNRLKAQGSMMSAVACASVPKITVVIGGCHGGDSYAMCGRAFDPNFLFLWPNARVSLAAPGHADSLLPADTKQEEEKKLNEKLEEESSAFFSSGRMWDDGVILPQETRKVLRDALDIIKQQRHQLSTEKKQPVLLRM